A region of Nitrospirota bacterium DNA encodes the following proteins:
- a CDS encoding ABC transporter ATP-binding protein produces MAQIEVSGLSKIFSVGEQDIAAVNDVSLSIERGEFVSIVGHSGSGKTTLISIIGGIMKPTSGKVLFDGRDICSLDDENLSAYRNENIGFMFQFASLLPMLTSTENVLLPGLFSRRKDLNAVKKAEEYLGLVGIGDKASAYPSQLSGGQQRRVAIARALMYDPPVILADEPTGDLDEETEADIMELFRKLNREKKMTFIFITHNLELAGMASRQLRMTRGILAGA; encoded by the coding sequence ATGGCCCAGATCGAAGTTTCAGGACTCTCAAAGATCTTTTCAGTGGGTGAACAGGATATTGCTGCGGTTAATGATGTTTCCCTCAGCATCGAAAGGGGAGAATTCGTTTCGATCGTCGGCCATTCAGGATCGGGAAAGACAACGCTCATATCGATCATCGGCGGTATCATGAAGCCGACCTCTGGAAAGGTGCTCTTTGACGGCCGGGATATCTGCAGTCTCGATGATGAAAACCTCTCTGCATACCGGAATGAGAATATCGGGTTCATGTTCCAGTTCGCGAGCCTTCTCCCCATGCTCACTTCGACTGAAAATGTCCTTCTCCCCGGGCTCTTCAGCAGAAGGAAGGATTTGAATGCCGTTAAGAAGGCAGAGGAGTATCTCGGTCTTGTCGGCATTGGAGACAAGGCATCTGCGTATCCGTCGCAGCTCTCAGGCGGTCAGCAGCGCCGTGTTGCCATTGCCCGGGCACTGATGTATGACCCGCCGGTTATTCTTGCTGATGAGCCTACAGGAGATCTGGATGAAGAGACAGAGGCCGATATCATGGAGCTCTTCAGAAAACTGAATAGGGAAAAGAAGATGACCTTTATTTTTATTACGCATAATCTTGAGCTTGCGGGTATGGCTTCACGGCAACTTCGGATGACCCGCGGTATTCTTGCCGGAGCTTGA
- a CDS encoding lipoprotein-releasing ABC transporter permease subunit gives MKLPYQIFIAFRYLKSKKKHKGVSVNTAISIGGVAVGVMALLVVLSVMSGFHEDLQKKILGANAHIIVRDYKGAIADASPITEKLTSNKEIISYAPFVIGQVMVSFNNRAHGVYIRGIEPEVEAKTTEVLSHIKDGDFRKLTEDTEIPGIIIGKDLASNLGVLLHDKINVVSPMGEIGPMGMLPKVKQFRVVAIFEIGMFEYDANLVLTAMKPAQEFFGFEDSISGIELKLKDIYRASEVKKQLQQSLGMQYLVLDWMQMNKNLFSALKLEKFAMFVILVLIILVASFNIISNLIMNVIEKSREIAILKAIGATNKSIMTIFMLQGLFIGLIGTVTGITGGYLLGIILNKYQIIKLPADVYYLSHLPVKMSLFDFVTVSLSAIIISFVATLYPAWQAAKLNPVEPLRYE, from the coding sequence ATGAAGCTGCCCTATCAGATATTCATCGCCTTCAGATATCTCAAATCAAAGAAAAAGCACAAAGGGGTATCGGTAAATACGGCAATATCGATCGGCGGCGTTGCTGTCGGCGTCATGGCGCTCCTCGTCGTTCTTTCCGTCATGTCGGGGTTCCATGAGGACCTGCAGAAGAAGATACTCGGAGCAAATGCCCATATCATCGTCAGAGATTACAAAGGTGCAATAGCTGACGCGTCCCCGATAACGGAAAAACTCACCTCCAACAAGGAGATTATTTCCTATGCGCCCTTTGTGATCGGGCAGGTCATGGTCTCTTTCAACAACAGGGCTCACGGAGTCTATATACGCGGCATTGAGCCTGAGGTGGAGGCAAAGACGACAGAGGTCCTTTCACACATCAAGGACGGCGATTTCAGGAAACTTACTGAGGATACGGAAATTCCCGGCATCATCATCGGCAAGGACCTTGCCTCGAACCTTGGGGTCCTGCTTCATGACAAGATCAATGTAGTCTCGCCGATGGGTGAGATAGGGCCGATGGGCATGCTGCCCAAGGTGAAACAGTTTCGGGTCGTGGCCATATTCGAGATCGGCATGTTCGAATATGACGCAAATCTGGTGCTCACTGCCATGAAACCTGCCCAGGAATTCTTCGGATTCGAAGATAGCATTTCAGGGATCGAACTCAAACTGAAAGACATTTACCGGGCATCGGAGGTTAAAAAACAGCTCCAGCAGAGTCTCGGCATGCAGTATCTCGTGCTCGACTGGATGCAGATGAACAAAAATCTTTTTTCTGCGCTGAAGCTCGAGAAATTTGCAATGTTCGTGATCCTCGTTCTGATCATCCTCGTTGCCTCCTTCAACATCATCAGCAATCTGATCATGAACGTCATAGAAAAAAGCCGGGAAATTGCGATCCTGAAGGCCATCGGTGCAACGAATAAGAGTATCATGACCATTTTTATGCTCCAGGGTCTCTTCATCGGTCTTATCGGCACAGTGACCGGCATCACCGGCGGATATCTGCTCGGCATCATCCTGAACAAATACCAGATAATCAAACTGCCGGCTGACGTCTATTATCTCAGCCACCTGCCGGTAAAGATGAGCCTCTTTGACTTTGTTACGGTCTCGCTCTCTGCCATCATCATCAGTTTTGTCGCTACGCTCTATCCTGCATGGCAGGCTGCAAAGCTGAACCCTGTGGAGCCCCTGCGCTATGAGTGA
- the lysS gene encoding lysine--tRNA ligase, with the protein MEDTNELIEQRIKKVGELKELGIKPYGGTYEADDHAAELTAAYGATPKESLEAEKISCSLAGRIVAMRDFGKAAFAHIQDATGRIQIYFKKDQLGEDYNLLKKLDLGDIIGIRGSLFRTKTDELTVEVESVTLLTKSIRPLPEKWHGLKDIEIRYRQRYIDLIVNPEVRENFAKRGRIIKGVRDFLEAKGFIEVETPMMHQIPGGATARPFKTHHNALDIDLYLRIAPELYLKRLLVGGYERVYELNKNFRNEGISTRHNPEFSMLEFYIAYKDYHYLMSLTEELFAEVAMKAIGTLQMPYGDAMIDLTPPWPRLPMLEALEKAGVPPEVFNDQEKAMQWGRAEKIDIPNGSSMGKILDEIFKEKVEPGLVQPTFIIDHPVELSPLAKRKPENPGLVERFELFICGREIANAFSELNDPFDQRDRFETQVAAKQAGDDEAHEMDEDFIRALEYGMPPAAGEGIGIDRLVMLLTNSQSIRDVILFPQLKPEQ; encoded by the coding sequence GTGGAAGACACTAATGAACTTATAGAACAGCGAATCAAGAAGGTTGGAGAGCTGAAAGAGCTTGGCATCAAGCCCTACGGCGGGACTTACGAAGCTGATGACCATGCGGCAGAACTGACGGCGGCATACGGTGCTACCCCAAAGGAAAGCCTGGAGGCGGAAAAAATATCCTGTTCGTTGGCAGGCAGGATCGTTGCCATGAGGGACTTTGGCAAGGCCGCCTTTGCACATATTCAGGATGCAACAGGCAGGATCCAGATCTATTTCAAGAAAGACCAGCTCGGCGAAGATTATAACCTGCTCAAAAAACTTGATCTCGGTGACATTATCGGGATACGAGGTTCTCTCTTCAGGACAAAGACCGATGAACTGACCGTTGAGGTCGAGTCGGTCACTCTGCTCACCAAGTCGATCAGGCCCCTCCCCGAAAAATGGCATGGCCTAAAGGATATTGAGATACGCTACCGGCAGCGGTACATCGATCTTATCGTAAATCCGGAAGTGCGGGAGAATTTTGCAAAGCGTGGGAGGATCATCAAAGGCGTCAGGGATTTTCTCGAAGCAAAGGGTTTCATTGAAGTAGAGACCCCGATGATGCACCAGATACCGGGCGGAGCAACAGCCCGCCCCTTCAAGACCCATCATAATGCTCTGGACATTGACCTTTATCTCAGAATAGCTCCTGAGCTCTATCTGAAGAGACTTCTGGTCGGCGGCTATGAGCGCGTGTACGAACTGAATAAGAACTTCAGGAACGAAGGCATCTCAACACGCCACAACCCCGAGTTCTCAATGCTGGAGTTCTACATTGCGTACAAGGATTATCATTATCTTATGTCCCTGACCGAGGAGCTCTTTGCAGAGGTTGCCATGAAAGCCATCGGCACGCTCCAGATGCCGTATGGCGATGCAATGATAGACCTCACCCCGCCCTGGCCCCGTTTACCGATGCTTGAGGCACTTGAAAAAGCAGGGGTTCCCCCTGAGGTTTTCAATGATCAGGAGAAGGCCATGCAATGGGGCAGGGCAGAGAAGATCGATATCCCCAACGGCTCGTCCATGGGCAAGATCCTCGATGAAATCTTCAAGGAAAAAGTCGAGCCAGGGCTGGTCCAGCCGACGTTCATCATTGATCATCCTGTGGAGCTCTCTCCCCTGGCGAAAAGAAAACCGGAGAACCCAGGGCTTGTTGAACGGTTCGAGCTTTTCATCTGCGGCCGGGAGATCGCCAATGCCTTTTCTGAACTGAATGATCCCTTTGACCAGAGGGATCGTTTCGAGACACAGGTCGCTGCAAAACAGGCAGGCGACGATGAGGCTCATGAGATGGATGAGGACTTTATCAGGGCGCTTGAATACGGCATGCCGCCTGCTGCGGGTGAAGGCATAGGCATTGACAGACTGGTCATGCTCCTTACAAACTCACAATCGATCCGCGATGTGATCCTCTTCCCGCAGCTCAAGCCAGAACAATAA
- a CDS encoding nitrous oxide reductase accessory protein NosL, translating into MTKIRSLFFTLVIMGIGTALSFASEVKPVSTKKDDKCPVCGMFVAKYTHWLAEVVFRDGTYAVFDGPKDMFKYYLNLQKYAPAKKTADITGIFVTEYYSTKLIDARKLFFVIGSDVYGPMGDELIPLFSEADAREFMRDHKGTRILKFPEVTNALLH; encoded by the coding sequence ATGACAAAGATTAGATCACTTTTTTTTACGCTGGTAATCATGGGCATCGGCACGGCCTTGTCCTTTGCCTCAGAGGTAAAACCGGTAAGTACAAAAAAAGATGATAAATGCCCGGTCTGCGGCATGTTCGTGGCAAAGTACACGCATTGGCTTGCAGAGGTCGTTTTCAGAGATGGGACCTATGCTGTCTTTGACGGACCAAAGGATATGTTCAAGTATTATCTGAATCTGCAGAAATATGCTCCGGCAAAAAAAACAGCAGACATCACGGGGATCTTTGTCACCGAGTATTATTCTACAAAGCTTATTGATGCCAGAAAGCTGTTCTTTGTGATCGGCAGTGATGTGTACGGCCCGATGGGAGATGAGCTTATTCCCCTCTTCTCAGAGGCGGATGCACGCGAGTTCATGAGAGATCACAAAGGTACGCGCATACTAAAATTCCCGGAAGTCACAAACGCGCTTCTGCACTGA
- a CDS encoding type II/IV secretion system protein — MDETTKKRILKILLAQNLIAKKQAEEIWSKEEHFRTRLIKAKGVTRKPLRLMQQEISLIDIIDSLQLKLPDDSSSLLTEELIMKAIAKNLNLPYLKIDPLKLDSDTVTKIISKPYALKHQIVTLNLSGTNLTLATSNPFDREGVDGIRQLKGFDIEIMVAPKSDIMKIITEFYGFKYSISAAQNELSSGADIGNLEQYVKLKSISEMGATDQHIINAVEYLLHYAYAQRASDIHIEPKREYSVIRFRIDGMLHAIHRMPKPVHSAFVSRIKTLARMDIAEKRRPQDGRIKTSQDGKEVELRVSTLPVSFGEKVVIRIFDPAILMQNIESLGFLEREIALFKSFIAAPYGLILVTGPTGSGKTTTLYSALRVLSTPDVNITTIEDPVEMIYEDFNQTSVQPQIGITFASSLRTLLRQDPDIIMVGEIRDMEAAENAIQAALTGHLVMSTLHTNDAPSSITRLLDIGVPSFLINTTLIGVIAQRLVRKVCPHCAEWYHLSEDECTLLGMAREKAKTIKVSIGAGCPQCRGTGYLGRTAVFEIMEITDKVRATIEERTTPTKLKKIAQSEGFTTLRENAIRILLKGITTVDEVVRVTGISSPGETA, encoded by the coding sequence ATGGACGAAACGACAAAAAAAAGAATTCTGAAGATCCTTCTGGCGCAGAATCTGATCGCCAAGAAGCAGGCCGAAGAGATATGGTCAAAGGAAGAGCACTTCCGAACACGCCTTATCAAGGCCAAAGGCGTAACGCGGAAGCCGCTCCGGCTCATGCAGCAGGAGATTTCGCTCATCGATATCATTGATTCCCTGCAGCTGAAGCTGCCGGACGACAGCTCTTCACTCCTGACAGAAGAGCTGATCATGAAAGCCATAGCAAAGAACCTCAATCTTCCCTATCTGAAGATAGACCCCTTGAAGCTCGACTCGGACACGGTCACAAAGATCATCTCCAAACCCTATGCCCTCAAACACCAGATCGTTACCTTAAACCTTTCCGGCACTAACCTTACCCTTGCCACCTCGAACCCCTTTGACCGGGAGGGCGTTGACGGTATCAGGCAGTTGAAGGGCTTTGATATAGAAATTATGGTGGCCCCCAAGTCAGATATCATGAAGATCATCACTGAATTTTACGGCTTCAAGTATTCCATATCGGCTGCTCAGAACGAGCTTTCATCAGGGGCTGATATCGGCAACCTCGAACAGTATGTAAAGCTGAAGTCGATCTCCGAGATGGGGGCCACTGACCAGCATATCATCAATGCGGTCGAGTATCTTCTGCATTATGCCTATGCACAGCGCGCATCTGACATACATATAGAACCAAAGCGGGAATACAGCGTCATTCGCTTCAGGATAGACGGCATGCTTCATGCGATCCACCGGATGCCAAAACCGGTTCATTCTGCTTTTGTCTCGCGCATCAAGACCCTTGCACGCATGGATATCGCTGAGAAACGGAGACCCCAGGACGGCAGGATAAAGACGTCGCAGGACGGTAAAGAGGTCGAACTCCGGGTCTCTACGCTCCCTGTCTCGTTCGGGGAAAAGGTGGTCATCAGGATCTTTGACCCTGCCATTCTTATGCAGAACATCGAGAGCCTCGGATTCCTTGAGCGCGAAATAGCTCTCTTCAAATCCTTTATTGCAGCCCCGTACGGCCTGATCCTGGTGACCGGACCGACAGGAAGCGGCAAGACAACAACGCTCTATTCTGCGCTGAGAGTGCTGTCAACGCCGGACGTGAATATTACGACCATAGAGGACCCTGTTGAGATGATCTATGAGGATTTCAACCAGACGTCGGTCCAGCCGCAGATCGGTATAACCTTTGCGAGCAGCCTCAGGACGCTTCTCAGGCAGGACCCCGACATTATCATGGTCGGAGAGATCCGGGACATGGAAGCAGCTGAAAACGCTATCCAGGCAGCGCTCACCGGCCATCTGGTCATGTCAACACTCCATACCAACGATGCGCCGAGCAGTATTACAAGGCTCCTTGATATCGGCGTCCCGTCTTTCCTGATCAACACCACGCTTATCGGCGTCATAGCACAGCGCCTGGTCAGAAAGGTCTGTCCCCACTGTGCCGAATGGTATCACCTTTCAGAGGACGAATGCACCTTGCTCGGCATGGCCCGCGAAAAGGCAAAGACCATCAAGGTGTCGATCGGCGCCGGATGCCCTCAGTGCAGGGGTACGGGCTATTTGGGAAGGACCGCTGTCTTTGAGATCATGGAGATTACTGATAAGGTCAGGGCTACCATTGAAGAGCGTACGACACCGACAAAATTAAAAAAGATTGCGCAGAGCGAAGGGTTCACCACCCTGAGAGAAAATGCGATCAGGATATTGCTGAAAGGAATTACAACCGTAGATGAAGTCGTTCGCGTAACCGGTATTTCGTCACCGGGAGAGACAGCCTGA
- a CDS encoding DUF2318 domain-containing protein, with amino-acid sequence MKQTSISVMFISFLLLFVSCSKSPARYQNALVRDSRVVISLSDVSDGKVHFYTYSKSGKQVNFFVRTDGKGTVSSYYDACFTCYKKKKGYRQEGPDLICNECSMKFGVAEEKWEEKDGCNPIYLKSSIEGNNLVIDTAVIEKGAKLF; translated from the coding sequence ATGAAGCAGACCTCGATCTCCGTCATGTTCATATCTTTTCTGCTTCTGTTTGTCAGCTGCAGCAAATCGCCTGCACGCTATCAGAATGCCCTGGTCAGGGACAGCAGGGTCGTCATTTCCCTCAGCGATGTCAGTGACGGAAAGGTGCATTTTTACACATACAGTAAATCCGGAAAGCAGGTAAACTTCTTTGTCAGGACAGATGGAAAAGGGACTGTTTCTTCATACTATGATGCCTGCTTCACCTGTTACAAAAAAAAGAAGGGGTACCGTCAGGAGGGTCCTGATCTCATCTGTAACGAATGCAGCATGAAGTTCGGCGTTGCTGAGGAGAAATGGGAGGAAAAAGACGGGTGCAATCCTATCTATCTAAAGAGTTCTATCGAGGGTAATAACCTGGTCATTGATACTGCGGTGATAGAGAAAGGGGCAAAACTATTCTGA
- a CDS encoding ABC transporter ATP-binding protein produces the protein MSELIAAVDIQKSFRTEAGELQVLKNINLSIQTGEMVSITGASGAGKSTLMHILGALDRPTAGKILFSGTDVFSMDESSLALFRNRSIGFVFQFHHLLPEFSAIENTMLPGLISKRPYADVRKKASDLLGDLGLSRRLHHRPGELSGGEQQRVAVARALMQDSGLVLADEPTGNLDTATGNSLFELFLDLNKKKNITFVIVTHNMSLADRCHRILPMADGMFV, from the coding sequence ATGAGTGAGCTCATAGCCGCAGTTGACATCCAGAAGTCTTTCAGGACAGAGGCAGGGGAGCTCCAGGTCCTGAAAAATATCAACCTTTCCATCCAGACCGGGGAGATGGTCAGCATTACCGGCGCGTCAGGGGCCGGCAAAAGCACGCTCATGCACATTCTCGGCGCTCTCGACAGGCCCACTGCCGGCAAGATCCTCTTCAGTGGAACAGATGTCTTTTCGATGGACGAATCGTCGCTTGCACTGTTCAGGAACAGGAGCATCGGTTTTGTCTTCCAGTTTCACCACCTGCTGCCCGAATTCAGCGCGATAGAGAACACCATGCTGCCGGGCCTTATCAGCAAGAGGCCCTATGCCGATGTCCGGAAAAAAGCATCAGACCTGCTGGGTGATCTCGGTCTTTCCCGAAGACTGCATCACCGCCCGGGAGAGCTGTCAGGCGGAGAGCAGCAGCGTGTTGCTGTTGCGCGAGCACTCATGCAGGACTCCGGCCTTGTGCTTGCCGACGAACCTACCGGCAATCTCGACACAGCGACAGGCAACAGCCTTTTTGAGCTTTTCCTCGATCTGAACAAAAAAAAGAACATTACTTTCGTTATTGTCACCCACAACATGAGCCTCGCTGACCGCTGCCACAGGATCCTCCCGATGGCAGACGGCATGTTCGTCTGA
- a CDS encoding clan AA aspartic protease: protein MKKRLLFPVFIYLCLIPVLASAGSAPVFSDQDLDRYRKPSESMTQPAEQPVPAVVNRDHGNKKEEQQTLRKIEVPYTAFEGSSRRVIIPVQLNGSVTARMALDTGSPGMIIFDRLANRLGLFEKDDGKLLTYSAGIGGNAPSILTIVDSVQVGRAEDRFIPTSIVASLSDAFDGLIGMDFMANYAIRIDTARRVVVFEELPDRDHMPGGHDEMWWRSNFRNFASMRAEWKQFIASLNAQKMDRDYFDRVKQFADKQYREADRLFTRLNSYAVTNSVPMHWRHY, encoded by the coding sequence ATGAAAAAGAGACTGCTTTTTCCTGTTTTCATATACCTTTGTCTGATACCAGTCTTGGCCTCTGCCGGATCAGCTCCGGTCTTTTCCGATCAGGACCTGGATCGGTACCGCAAACCTTCTGAGAGCATGACACAGCCGGCGGAGCAGCCTGTTCCTGCAGTAGTCAACCGGGACCATGGCAATAAAAAGGAAGAGCAGCAGACCTTGCGGAAGATCGAGGTCCCCTATACTGCCTTTGAAGGCAGTTCGCGGAGGGTGATTATTCCGGTCCAGTTAAACGGCTCAGTCACTGCAAGGATGGCCCTGGATACCGGCTCTCCCGGCATGATCATATTCGACCGGCTTGCCAACAGACTCGGTCTTTTTGAAAAAGATGACGGCAAGCTCCTGACCTATTCAGCAGGCATAGGCGGTAATGCACCGTCCATACTGACCATCGTTGACAGCGTGCAGGTCGGCAGGGCTGAGGACAGATTCATCCCCACGTCCATCGTTGCTTCTCTCTCTGACGCCTTCGACGGCCTTATCGGCATGGACTTCATGGCGAACTATGCGATCAGGATCGACACCGCACGGCGCGTGGTTGTTTTCGAAGAGCTCCCGGACAGAGATCATATGCCGGGCGGTCATGATGAGATGTGGTGGAGGAGCAACTTCAGGAATTTTGCCTCAATGCGGGCTGAGTGGAAACAGTTCATAGCTTCCCTGAATGCACAAAAAATGGACCGGGACTATTTTGATAGAGTGAAGCAATTTGCAGACAAGCAATACCGGGAGGCTGACAGGCTGTTTACCAGACTGAACAGCTATGCGGTCACCAACTCGGTCCCTATGCACTGGCGGCATTACTGA